The Ascochyta rabiei chromosome 10, complete sequence genome has a window encoding:
- a CDS encoding iso-1-cytochrome c has translation MGYEKGDAKKGANLFKTRCAQCHTLKEGEGNKIGPMLHGLFGRKTGQVEGYSYTDANKQKGITWDENTLFEYLENPKKYIPGTKMAFGGLKKPKDRNDLITFLQEETK, from the exons ATGGGTTACGAGAAGG GCGATGCTAAGAAGGGTGCCAACCTCTTCAAGACGCGCTGCGCGCAGTGCCACACCCTGAAGGAGGGTGAGGGCAACAAGATCGGCCCCATGCTTCACGGTCTCTTCGGCCGCAAGACCGGCCAGGTCGAGGGCTACTCGTACACCGACGCCAACAAGCAGAAGGGCATCACATGGGACGAGAACACTCTCTTCGAGTACCTCGAGAACCCCAAGAAGTACATCCCTGGTACCAAGATGGCCTTCGGTGGTCTCAAGAAGCCCAAGGACCGCAACGACCTCATCACCTTCCTCCAGGAGGAGACCAAATAA
- a CDS encoding [Pyruvate dehydrogenase (acetyl-transferring)] kinase, translated as MSWKRSEKLMETIKHYSNFPATGVSLRQMVQFGEKPSTGTLFRASQFLSEELPIRLAHRVQELNDLPDGLNEMPSICRVRDWYAQSFEELVQLPRPNLPSDVKDRLLKPAKRTSPLIKATQNPSIQKGQYRSAPESGHGNGHGHGKDHKGATSSRRYFAAADDGLDWPPELSAYNTKFADTLEKIKRRHDSVVTTVAQGILEWKRKRQRMQIDHNIQAFLDRFYMSRIGIRMLIGQHIALTDQRSRSDPNYVGIICTKTNVRELAQEAIENARFVCEDHYGLFDAPKVQLVCNNDISFMYVPGHLSHMLFETLKNSLRAVVERHGQDKDDFPVTKVIVAEGKEDITIKISDEGGGIPRSAIPLVWTYMYTTVDQTPSLDPDFNKSDFKAPMAGFGYGLPISRLYARYFGGDLKLISMEGYGTDVYLHLNRLSSSSEPLQ; from the exons ATGTCGTGGAAACGCTCGGAGAAGCTGATGGAGACCATCAAG CACTACAGCAACTTTCCCGCGACCG GTGTTTCCCTCCGCCAGATGGTGCAGTTTGGCGAGAAGCCGTCCACAGGCACCCTCTTCCGCGCCTCGCAGTTCCTTTCCGAGGAGCTGCCCATCCGACTGGCACATCGCGTGCAGGAGCTCAACGACCTCCCCGACGGCCTCAACGAGATGCCGTCCATATGCAGGGTCCGCGATTGGTATGCCCAGTCGTTCGAG GAACTCGTCCAGCTGCCCCGGCCGAACCTGCCCAGCGACGTCAAAGACCGGCTCTTGAAGCCCGCCAAGCGCACATCGCCCCTGATCAAGGCAACGCAGAACCCCAGCATACAAAAGGGCCAGTACCGCTCGGCGCCCGAGAGCGGCCATGGCAACGGCCACGGCCACGGGAAAGACCACAAGGGCGCAACCTCGAGCCGGAGATACTTTGCTGCCGCAGACGACGGCCTGGACTGGCCGCCCGAGCTGAGCGCCTACAACACAAAGTTTGCAGACACCCTCGAGAAGATCAAGAGGCGGCACGACAGCGTCGTGACCACCGTCGCCCAGGGCATCCTAGAGTGGAAGCGCAAGAGACAGAGGATGCAGATCGACCACAACATCCAGGCCTTCCTCGACCGCTTCTACATGTCTCGCATTGGCATCCGCATGCTCATCGGCCAGCACATCGCCCTCACCGACCAACGCTCCCGCTCCGATCCCAACTACGTCGGCATCATCTGCACCAAGACCAACGTCCGCGAACTCGCCCAGGAAGCCATTGAGAACGCGCGTTTCGTCTGCGAAGACCACTACGGCCTGTTTGACGCGCCCAAAGTTCAGCTCGTCTGCAACAACGACATCAGCTTCATGTACGTGCCCGGCCACTTGTCGCACATGCTCTTCGAGACGTTGAAGAACTCTCTCCGTGCCGTTGTAGAGCGCCACGGCCAGGACAAGGACGACTTCCCCGTCACCAAAGTCATCGTCGCCGAGGGCAAAGAGGACATTACCATCAAAATCTCCGACGAGGGAGGCGGTATCCCGCGATCCGCGATCCCCTTGGTATGGACATACATGTACACAACGGTAGACCAGACACCGAGCCTCGACCCCGATTTCAACAAGAGCGACTTCAAGGCCCCGATGGCTGGCTTCGGCTACGGACTTCCTATATCGCGGCTGTATGCGCGGTACTTTGGCGGTGATTTGAAGTTGATAAGCATGGAAGG CTACGGCACAGACGTCTACCTCCACCTCAACCGGCTCTCTTCGTCGTCGGAACCGCTCCAATAG
- a CDS encoding Fructose-2,6-bisphosphatase → MTESNGYYAPNMRAVPAGEFVKPLRRTNGAGVQAEDTRICVVMVGLPARGKSLIAQKVVRYLHWLSIKSKTFNVGQYRRTATPNPSAEFFDQSNPEGERLRKAAAEAAVNDMCKWFAEGKGLIAILDATNSTKSRRRWIQERCQAENIETLFVESKCDDEDLIMSNILEVKTTSPDYVGQDPEEAAADFRNRIRNYEKVYQTIDEDERDLTYVKLIDVGKQVIINQIQDYLQSRVVYYLMNLHIKPRSIWLSRHGESAYNLTGQIGGDADLSERGDAYAHALPGLVAQSVGDGRKLTVWTSTLKRTIQTARFLTFEKLEWKALDELDSGVCDGLTYADIEKTYPEDFAQRDEDKYNYRYLGGESYRDVVIRLEPIIMELERSENILIVTHQAILRCIYAYFMNVPQEQSPWMEVPLHTLIKLTPKAYSTQEERLKADIPAVSTWRGKGSKAEHQQAEGHA, encoded by the exons ATGACGGAATCCAATGGCTACTATGCGCCAAACATGCGCGCCGTGCCTGCTGGCGAATTTGTAAAACCGCTCAGAAGAACTAACGGTGCCGGTGTGCAGGCTGAGGACACGCGGATATGCGTCGTCATGGTGGGGTTACCTGCCAGAGGCAAGAGTCTGATCGCACAAAAAG TTGTTCGATACTTGCATTGGCTGTCGATCAAGTCGAAAACCTTCAATGTGGGGCAGTATCGTCGAACTGCGACACCAAACCCCTCCGCCGAGTTCTTTGATCAATCAAACCCCGAAGGAGAACGACTTCGAAAGGCTGCTGCCGAGGCTGCCGTGAACGACATGTGCAAGTGGTTTGCAGAGGGCAAGGGTCTCATTGCGATTCTGGATGCGACAAACTCGACGAAAAGCCGTCGCAGGTGGATACAGGAGCGTTGTCAGGCGGAGAACATTGAGACTTTGTTCGTGGAGTCAAAGTGTGATGACGAAGACCTGATCATGAGCAACATCCTGGAAGTAAAGACGACGTCGCCGGACTACGTGGGACAAGACCCAGAAGAAGCTGCAGCAGATTTCCGAAACCGTATCCGGAACTACGAGAAGGTCTACCAAACGATAGACGAGGACGAGCGCGATCTTACTTACGTCAAGTTGATCGATGTGGGCAAGCAGGTCATTATCAACCAGATCCAGGACTACCTCCAGAGCCGCGTTGTCTACTATCTGATGAATCTCCACATCAAGCCGCGATCGATTTGGCTGTCACGA CACGGCGAATCGGCATACAACCTGACTGGCCAAATCGGAGGAGACGCAGACCTCTCAGAACGTGGGGACGCTTACGCCCACGCCCTTCCTGGACTGGTTGCACAGTCTGTAGGCGATGGCCGAAAGCTGACTGTCTGGACGTCCACCCTGAAACGAACGATTCAAACCGCACGATTCCTGACATTCGAAAAGCTCGAATGGAAAGCGCTCGATGAGCTCGACTCGGGCGTCTGCGACGGCCTGACGTACGCCGACATCGAGAAAACGTACCCCGAAGACTTTGCCCAGCGTGATGAAGACAAGTACAACTACCGCTACCTTGGTGGGGAATCGTATCGCGATGTAGTGATCCGCCTCGAACCCATCATCATGGAGCTTGAGCGCAGCGAAAACATCTTGATCGTCACACACCAAGCCATTCTGAGATGCATATATGCATACTTTATGAATGTGCCGCAAGAGCAGAGTCCATGGATGGAGGTTCCACTCCACACGCTCATCAAGCTCACGCCCAAGGCATACTCGACACAAGAGGAAAGGCTGAAGGCAGATATCCCCGCGGTCAGCACGTGGAGGGGAAAGGGCAGTAAGGCTGAGCACCAGCAGGCAGAGGGACATGCATAG
- a CDS encoding battenin CLN3 protein translates to MALPMPGSPAASWAVYRARLKAVFDGADPRVCAAFWLFGLINNVLYVIILSAALDLVGPNVPKGVVLLCDVIPSFLTKLCAPYFIHKIAYNVRICIFVALSASGMLIIALTPALQDSRTIAIKMCGVMLASLSSGAGELSFLGLTHYYGHFALAAWGSGTGGAGLVGAGAYALATNTLHISPRTSLLVFSFLPLIMLASFYWLLPLGPLKTGTSKSHAYEPITSDDQQDEDEALANGREHDGLLSSSAHSASERSFASAKNSGVTGALGSFQVNLSRARALFFPYMLPLLLVYVAEYTINQGVAPTLLFPLRNSPFSEYRSFYSTYAVIYQVGVFISRSSTPFIRIHHLYLPSFLQMANLALLTLHAMFDFIPSYYIVCVVIFWEGLLGGLVYVSTFAEITDNVNKEDREFSLGATSVSDSAGICVAGFLSMAVEVGLCRWQVDHGRSYCRLT, encoded by the exons ATGGCCCTTCCTATGCCCGGCTCTCCAGCTGCTTCGTGGGCCGTCTATCGTGCCCGGCTGAAGGCTGTCTTTGACGGCGCCGATCCTAGGGTTTGTGCTGCTTTCTGGTTGTTTG GGCTCATCAACAACGTCCTCTACGTCATCATCCTCTCAGCCGCCCTCGACCTCGTCGGCCCCAACGTGCCCAAAGGCGTCGTCCTGCTCTGCGATGTGATACCCTCCTTTCTGACGAAGCTCTGCGCGCCCTACTTCATACACAAGATAGCTTACAACGTGCGAATATGCATCTTCGTGGCTTTGTCGGCAAGCGGCATGCTCATCATCGCCCTCACACCAGCACTGCAGGACTCGAGAACCATTGCGATCAAGATGTGCGGTGTTATGCTGGCCAGCTTAAGCAGTGGAGCCGGTGAGCTCAGCTTCCTGGGTCTGACACACTACTACGGCCACTTTGCTCTTGCGGCTTGGGGCTCTGGCACGGGCGGGGCGGGACTGGTGGGCGCGGGAGCCTACGCCCTGGCGACCAACACACTGCATATCAGCCCTCGCACGAGCTTGCTGGTCTTCTCTTTCCTGCCTTTGATCATGTTGGCCAGCTTCTACTGGCTGCTTCCTCTCGGCCCACTGAAGACGGGAACGAGCAAGAGTCACGCATATGAGCCTATAACCAGCGACGATCAGcaagacgaggacgaggcgcTGGCAAATGGAAGGGAGCACGACGGACTACTATCGTCTTCAGCGCATTCAGCATCCGAGCGAAGCTTCGCGTCTGCTAAGAACAGTGGCGTCACGGGCGCCCTCGGCAGCTTCCAGGTGAACTTGAGCCGCGCTCGCGCGCTGTTCTTTCCCTA CATGCTTCCCCTACTCCTCGTCTATGTCGCCGAGTACACTATCAACCAGGGCGTGGCTCCGACCCTCCTCTTTCCACTCCGCAACTCTCCTTTCTCCGAGTACCGCTCTTTCTACAGCACCTACGCTGTCATCTACCAAGTCGGCGTCTTTATATCGCGGTCGTCGACGCCCTTCATACGCATCCACCATCTGTACCTGCCCTCGTTTCTCCAGATGGCCAATCTGGCTCTGCTCACTCTACACGCCATGTTTGATTTCATTCCCAGCTACTACATCGTGTGCGTTGTAATATTCTGGGAGGGCCTGCTCGGCGGACTCGTGTATGTGAGCACGTTTGCCGAAATCACAGATAACGTGAATAAGGAAGACCGCGAGTTCAGCTTGGGAGCGACGAGCGTGAGTGATTCCGCGGGCATCTGCGTAGCTGGCTTCTTGAGCATGGCCGTCGAGGTTGGGTTGTGTAGATGGCAGGTCGATCATGGACGAAGCTACTGCAGACTGACATAG
- a CDS encoding ATP synthase F0 subcomplex subunit OSCP atp5 — MNGGAQTRQVRRWVIRLNSCPQTRDVQLMAVYFGNRYKHENHQSSVPTCAGCAGASKGWTLGPVWIWLDRHAERAEQNLDIRHRNKPSESSPIPQPISSPPAMSAARAFSTAFRAAAPRAPVAARFAATRGFAAAAPSSAATKPPVALFGVDGTYASALYTASAKTSTLDNTAKSLEQLSAVFKRDAKLAEILRAPTLSVSDKQQIVQELQKHIGSDKDGIVKNFLDTLAQNNRLGVLEGVVNNFGILMGAHRGEIELVVTSAAALDNKTLSRLESAVSKSQYVGQGQKLKVVSKVNPEIRGGLIVEIGDRTIDLSVSSKMAKMNKLLKDTL, encoded by the exons ATGAATGGCGGCGCGCAAACAAGACAGGTGCGCCGTTGGGTGATCAGACTGAATAGTTGCCCGCAAACGAGAGACGTCCAATTGATGGCAGTGTATTTCGGAAATCGATACAAACATGAAAACCATCAATCGAGCGTGCCTACTTGTGCTGGTTGTGCTGGAGCTTCGAAAGGATGGACGCTCGGGCCAGTCTGGATCTGGTTAGACCGGCATGCCGAGAGGGCAGAGCAGAATCTCGACATTCGACATCGCAACAAGCCCTCCGAAAGCTCGCCCATCCCGCAACCCATCTCCTCTCCACCCGCCATGTCTGCCGCACGAGCTTTCAGCACCGCTTTCCGGGCTGCCGCCCCCCGCGCCCCCGTCGCCGCCCGCTTCGCTGCCACCCGTGGTTTCGCTGCCGCCGCACCCAGCAGCGCAGCAACCAAGCCCCCGGTCGCCCTCTTCGGTGTCGATGGCACATACGCCAGCGCTCTG TACACCGCTTCCGCCAAGACCAGCACCCTCGACAACACCGCAAAGTCGCTCGAGCAGCTCTCCGCCGTCTTCAAGCGCGATGCCAAGCTCGCTGAGATTCTCCGCGCACCCACCCTGTCCGTCTCGGACAAGCAGCAGATCGTCCAGGAGCTCCAGAAGCACATCGGCTCCGACAAGGATGGCATCGTCAAGAACTTCCTCGACACACTGGCCCAAAACAACCGATTGGGCGTGCTAGAGGGCGTCGTCAACAACTTCGGCATCCTGATGGGTGCGCACCGTGGCGAGATCGAGCTCGTTGTCACCAGCGCCGCT GCCCTCGACAACAAGACCCTCTCCCGCCTCGAATCCGCCGTCAGCAAGTCGCAGTACGTTGGTCAGGGCCAGAAGCTCAAGGTTGTCTCCAAGGTCAACCCCGAGATCCGTGGTGGACTCATTGTTGAGATTGGTGACCGCACCATCGACCTGTCCGTCTCCTCCAAGATGGCCAAGATGAACAAGCTCCTCAAGGACACTTTGTAA
- a CDS encoding Alkanesulfonate monooxygenase, with amino-acid sequence MPTEFISVAFPNASTELEPIPGAAIDPDFLKRYSQNLDDYGFNYTLQPYDSSYFDPFTTGATIASFTKNLKVIIALRPNTVYPTVAAKSLATLDQLSKGRAVVHFIAGGSDVEQAREGDFLSKDERYARLEEYIKILKRAWESPEPFDWEGKYYQFKQFSNRVRPVNGKSIPISVGGSSDEAYRVGGSLADIFGLWGEPLKETKQQIDRIYAEAEKAGRTDRPRIWVTFRPIVAETEELAWNKAHRTLDTLQTHREAGLGKVPANAQAPQNVGSQRLLDIAKKGEVQDRALWYPTVTATNARGASTALVGSYQTVIDSILDYVDLGCELISIRGYDNLNDAIDYGRYILPGVRKGLEEREGAQQNGNGIVDKVAEAVESVTVRDG; translated from the coding sequence ATGCCTACCGAATTCATATCTGTTGCGTTCCCTAACGCTTCAACCGAATTGGAGCCTATCCCAGGTGCAGCCATCGATCCAGACTTCCTCAAGCGTTACTCCCAAAACCTTGACGACTATGGATTCAACTACACACTCCAACCCTATGACTCCTCCTACTTTGACCCCTTCACCACGGGTGCTACCATTGCCTCCTTCACCAAGAACCTCAAGGTGATCATCGCACTCCGCCCCAACACAGTCTACCCAACCGTAGCCGCAAAGTCTCTAGCAACCCTTGACCAGCTCTCCAAAGGGCGCGCGGTTGTGCACTTCATCGCCGGTGGTAGCGACGTCGAGCAAGCCAGAGAAGGCGACTTCCTCTCCAAAGACGAGCGCTATGCACGCCTCGAAGAGTATATCAAGATCCTCAAGCGCGCATGGGAGTCGCCCGAGCCGTTCGATTGGGAGGGCAAGTACTACCAGTTCAAGCAGTTCAGCAACCGCGTCAGGCCCGTCAATGGGAAGAGCATTCCCATTTCTGTAGGCGGGAGCAGCGACGAAGCGTACCGCGTTGGCGGCTCGCTGGCTGACATCTTCGGGCTGTGGGGCGAGCCGCTGAAGGAGACGAAGCAGCAGATTGACAGGATCTACGCCGAGGCAGAGAAGGCCGGGCGCACGGATAGACCGAGGATCTGGGTTACGTTCAGGCCGATTGTGGCGGAGACGGAGGAGCTGGCTTGGAACAAGGCGCATCGCACGCTAGATACGCTGCAGACGCACCGTGAGGCCGGTCTAGGCAAGGTCCCTGCCAATGCACAAGCGCCGCAGAACGTCGGCAGCCAGAGGCTTCTGGACATTGCGAAGAAGGGCGAGGTGCAGGATAGGGCGCTGTGGTATCCCACCGTCACGGCCACGAACGCGAGGGGCGCTTCGACGGCGCTGGTGGGCAGCTACCAGACCGTCATCGATTCCATCTTGGACTACGTCGATCTCGGCTGCGAACTCATCTCCATCCGCGGCTACGACAACCTCAACGACGCGATCGACTACGGGAGGTACATCCTGCCGGGCGTGAGGAAGGGATTGGAGGAGAGAGAAGGCGCTCAGCAGAACGGCAACGGGATTGTGGACAAGGTCGCCGAGGCGGTGGAGAGCGTCACTGTTCGCGATGGCTAG
- a CDS encoding ribosomal protein S8A, protein MGISRDSRHKRSASGAKRAYYRKKRAFEKGRQPANTRIGAKRVHLVRTRGGNRKFRALRLDAGNFSWGSEGIAKKTRVIGVVYHPSNNELVRTNTLTRSAIVQIDAAPFRQWYEAHYGQSLGRKRQAKSGEKAEDIKKSNSVAKKQSERLSGSGKVDSAVEKQFEAGRLYAVVSSRPGQSGRCDGYVLEGEELAFYQRLLRK, encoded by the exons ATGGG TATCTCTCGCGACTCTCGCCACAAGCGCTCCGCTTCCGGTGCGAAGCGCGCATACTACCGCAAGAAGAG GGCTTTCGAGAAGGGCCGCCAGCCTGCCAACACCCGTATTGGCGCTAAGCGTGTCCACCTCGTCCGCACCCGCGGCGGCAACCGCAAGTTCCGCGCTCTGCGTCTCGATGCCGGCAACTTCTCGTGGGGTTCCGAGGGTATCGCCAAGAAGACCCGTGTCATCGGTGTCGTCTACCACCCTTCCAACAACGAGCTCGTCCGTACCAACACCCTGACCCGCTCCGCCATTGTCCAGATCGATGCCGCTCCCTTCAGGCAGTGGTACGAGGCCCACTACGGCCAGTCCCTTGGCCGCAAGAGGCAGGCCAAGTCTGGTGAGAAGGCCGAGGACATCAAGAAGTCCAACTCCGTCGCCAAGAAGCAGTCCGAGCGTCTGTCCGGCTCCGGCAAGGTTGACTCTGCTGTTGAGAAGCAGTTCGAGGCTGGTCGTCTGTACGCTGTCGTCTCCTCGCGCCCTGGCCAGAGCGGACGCTGCGACGGTTACGTCCTCGAGGGTGAGGAGCTCGCTTTCTACCAGCGTCTCCTCAGGAAGTAA